A part of Uloborus diversus isolate 005 chromosome 6, Udiv.v.3.1, whole genome shotgun sequence genomic DNA contains:
- the LOC129224142 gene encoding UPF0235 protein C15orf40 homolog, with protein MQFFQLQRCVIRKIGLNQSYFHLSSLNMPKKKTPSGPKKGVQETAPASGSGAVYSSNKNEIIIKVHAKPGSKISAITSVDCDAVGVQIGAPAVDGEANKELVRYLGEVLNLKKSQLCLAKFSKSREKTVVITDSDMPSSSVLDILTKACEKQ; from the exons aTGCAGTTTTTCCAACTTCAAAGATGTGTAATTAGGAAAATAGGTCTCAACCAGTCGTATTTTCACCTGTCTTCTTTAAATATGCCGAAGAAGAAGACTCCTTCAGGACCAAAAAAAGGTGTTCag GAAACTGCACCTGCTTCGGGAAGTGGAGCTGTTTATTCAAGTAATAAGAATGAAATTATAATTAAGGTTCATGCTAAACCAGGTTCCAAAATCAGTGCTATTACTA GTGTTGACTGTGATGCTGTTGGTGTACAAATTGGAGCCCCAGCTGTTGATGGAGAAGCAAATAAAGAGCTGGTTAGATATTTAGGTGAAGTTCTAAATTTGAAGAAGAGCCAGTTATGCCTAGCCAAA TTTTCCAAATCAAGGGAAAAAACAGTTGTGATTACTGACTCAGATATGCCATCTAGTTCTGTTTTGGATATCTTAACTAAGGCTTGTGAAAAACAGTAG